A region of Salarchaeum japonicum DNA encodes the following proteins:
- a CDS encoding COX15/CtaA family protein — protein sequence MSQGRLRGHDVRTTISRIPVEYRHIAGFTLLVTYIVMLLGAYTSAIGAGLSCPDWPTCYGTWVPFLQPEIIANSPYSALQIFAEWAHRGLAMMAGVLIVGTTLGAWVTHRNTPIVKWSATAALALLPLQVILGGLTVTEDLQPIIVTTHLGVAILILLCLLTTFLVAYLRR from the coding sequence ATGTCTCAAGGCCGACTCCGCGGGCACGACGTACGAACCACGATTTCAAGGATTCCGGTCGAGTACAGGCATATCGCCGGTTTCACGCTACTAGTGACGTATATCGTGATGCTTCTCGGAGCCTACACCAGTGCAATCGGTGCTGGACTTTCCTGTCCCGATTGGCCGACCTGCTACGGGACGTGGGTTCCCTTCCTTCAACCCGAGATCATTGCTAACTCGCCATACTCTGCACTCCAAATCTTCGCAGAGTGGGCTCACCGTGGACTGGCGATGATGGCCGGGGTTCTGATCGTCGGCACAACCCTTGGAGCGTGGGTGACACACCGGAATACCCCGATTGTCAAATGGTCGGCCACGGCCGCTCTCGCCCTTCTTCCGTTACAGGTTATCCTCGGAGGATTGACCGTCACGGAAGATCTCCAGCCGATCATCGTGACGACCCACCTCGGCGTGGCAATCCTCATTCTCCTCTGTCTCCTGACGACCTTCCTCGTCGCATATCTCCGCCGCTAA
- a CDS encoding CPBP family intramembrane glutamic endopeptidase, which produces MSSISRFRSVASAIGLTYGSYVAGAIVILAVATVVGLFGVDLASRPALRLVVSTFLLQGVTFGGIAILYLKGRDLGFGFVPVRLPDKRDGAVIVGGSIAILGLLFVASSVITALGLNSAQNQIVEVGRQNPSVFLLLIPLQFLLVGPGEELLFRGLVQGTLRESLHPARAIVLASALFASIHLFSLSGEGKLVYIGIAFVLALVLGAAYEYTDNLTVPAVIHGTYNAVQFAGVYLSSTGGL; this is translated from the coding sequence ATGTCGTCGATATCTCGTTTCCGGTCTGTCGCCTCGGCGATTGGTCTCACGTATGGATCATACGTCGCGGGGGCTATCGTCATCCTTGCCGTCGCGACGGTCGTCGGGTTGTTCGGAGTCGACCTCGCGTCGCGCCCAGCCCTCAGACTGGTTGTGAGTACGTTCCTCCTCCAAGGAGTGACGTTTGGGGGCATCGCCATCCTCTATCTCAAAGGCCGTGATCTCGGATTTGGGTTCGTTCCAGTTCGTCTACCTGACAAGCGTGATGGGGCGGTGATTGTCGGGGGGAGTATAGCGATCCTGGGGTTGCTCTTTGTGGCGTCCTCAGTAATCACGGCCCTCGGTCTGAACTCGGCTCAGAATCAGATCGTCGAGGTCGGGCGACAAAATCCGAGTGTCTTCCTTCTTCTGATCCCCCTCCAATTCCTGTTGGTCGGCCCGGGAGAAGAGCTGTTGTTCCGGGGCCTCGTCCAGGGCACCCTCCGTGAAAGTCTCCATCCGGCCCGTGCAATCGTCCTCGCAAGCGCTCTGTTCGCATCGATCCATCTCTTCTCGTTGTCAGGGGAAGGCAAACTGGTGTACATCGGTATCGCATTCGTCCTAGCCTTAGTACTGGGAGCAGCGTACGAGTATACGGACAACCTCACAGTGCCGGCTGTGATTCACGGGACGTATAATGCGGTGCAGTTCGCAGGAGTCTATCTGTCGTCCACTGGCGGGCTCTAA
- a CDS encoding multicopper oxidase domain-containing protein: MTTRFGAPGTGLSRREFLAATGATGIASLAGCSAGGANEPAATSDTPTQAQTDSPDLPYTSPPTVVNVDEQGGEVTMRTQQARHAVHPLDTMGGSVEFPRVWAFQADDNDPSVPGPILRTTEGNAMEVTLDNTDGRRPHTIHFHGVRKTWENDGVPTTTGIQVPPGESHTYEIPANVPGTHFYHCHFQTHRHIDMGMYGIYRVDPEGYEPADREYFMTIKDWDSRVPRKWAGEADFTYNSASRNPDVFTVNGKSAPRTLHPEEGSPIIVDEGDSVRIHLVNGGYMSHPMHIHNHRFQRVEKDGGTIPEAARHDMDVTNVAPAERHTIEFTADADPGIYLMHCHKVNHVMNGTFYPGGMLTGVVYRSVMDTEIFNQLMEYAGYST; the protein is encoded by the coding sequence ATGACAACACGTTTCGGCGCACCCGGAACCGGACTGTCCCGGCGTGAGTTTCTCGCGGCAACTGGCGCGACCGGTATCGCTTCGTTAGCAGGCTGTTCTGCGGGCGGAGCCAACGAGCCAGCAGCAACGAGCGATACGCCCACGCAGGCACAAACTGACTCGCCTGATCTCCCCTACACCAGCCCTCCAACAGTCGTCAACGTCGACGAGCAGGGCGGCGAAGTGACGATGCGGACTCAGCAGGCCCGCCACGCCGTCCACCCGCTCGATACGATGGGTGGGTCCGTCGAATTCCCACGCGTCTGGGCGTTCCAGGCCGACGACAACGACCCTAGCGTCCCCGGCCCAATTCTCAGAACGACCGAGGGTAACGCGATGGAAGTGACACTCGACAACACCGATGGCCGACGTCCCCACACGATTCACTTCCACGGGGTTCGCAAGACGTGGGAGAACGATGGCGTCCCGACGACGACCGGCATTCAGGTCCCGCCAGGGGAGAGTCACACCTACGAGATTCCCGCGAACGTCCCTGGGACGCATTTCTACCATTGTCACTTCCAGACCCACCGGCATATCGACATGGGCATGTACGGGATCTACCGAGTCGATCCCGAAGGCTACGAACCGGCGGACCGCGAATACTTCATGACGATCAAGGACTGGGATTCGCGGGTTCCACGGAAGTGGGCCGGAGAGGCGGACTTCACCTACAATTCGGCCAGTCGCAATCCAGACGTGTTTACCGTCAACGGGAAGAGCGCACCCCGAACGCTGCACCCCGAAGAAGGGTCACCGATCATCGTCGACGAGGGCGACTCAGTTCGTATCCACCTCGTCAACGGTGGGTACATGTCGCACCCGATGCATATCCATAACCACCGCTTCCAGCGTGTTGAAAAGGATGGCGGGACGATTCCGGAGGCTGCCCGCCACGACATGGACGTCACGAACGTTGCCCCTGCTGAACGACACACGATCGAATTTACTGCCGATGCAGACCCCGGCATCTACCTGATGCACTGCCATAAGGTCAATCACGTGATGAACGGCACGTTCTATCCCGGCGGGATGCTCACCGGCGTGGTCTATCGGTCCGTCATGGATACGGAAATCTTCAACCAGCTCATGGAGTACGCCGGCTACTCCACGTAG
- a CDS encoding DUF7333 family protein: MEFDFVRSVAPLVVIVAVAAIALTTVMTSSTVFMMVLPSMIVFSVIAFFFGMKHGEFRASP; the protein is encoded by the coding sequence ATGGAATTCGACTTCGTGCGCTCGGTGGCTCCTCTCGTCGTAATTGTCGCCGTCGCAGCGATTGCGCTCACGACCGTGATGACCTCCTCGACAGTCTTCATGATGGTTCTGCCCTCGATGATTGTCTTCTCGGTCATCGCGTTCTTCTTCGGGATGAAACACGGCGAGTTCCGTGCCAGTCCGTAA
- a CDS encoding plastocyanin/azurin family copper-binding protein, with protein sequence MERRQILKTTGLLATGGVTGLAGCSSSGNGDGGGEPTTTEPQETAGGSGGSNTVMMVTEGSEYYFDPIGLFIESGETVTFEIQSGSHSATAYKEGTSSASVNRIPESAETFNSETLSEQGATYEHTFETTGTYDYFCIPHKTLGMVGRIVVGEPGGPAEGSMPPDGDVPESQTIVDQGSVSYSSFSG encoded by the coding sequence ATGGAGCGTCGACAGATTCTCAAGACGACTGGACTTCTCGCGACAGGTGGCGTAACTGGTCTTGCCGGCTGCAGTAGTTCGGGGAATGGAGATGGTGGCGGTGAGCCGACCACGACTGAACCGCAGGAGACCGCTGGTGGGTCTGGAGGCTCGAATACTGTTATGATGGTCACCGAAGGGAGCGAGTATTATTTCGATCCCATCGGTCTGTTCATCGAATCTGGGGAAACTGTGACATTCGAAATCCAGAGTGGGAGCCACTCGGCAACCGCCTACAAAGAAGGAACGAGTTCAGCCTCGGTAAATCGGATTCCCGAAAGCGCAGAAACGTTCAATAGCGAAACGCTGAGTGAACAGGGCGCAACGTACGAGCACACGTTCGAGACCACAGGGACGTATGATTACTTCTGTATCCCGCACAAGACCCTGGGGATGGTCGGCCGGATCGTCGTCGGCGAACCCGGCGGTCCCGCGGAGGGGAGTATGCCGCCGGACGGAGACGTTCCCGAAAGCCAGACCATCGTCGATCAAGGCAGCGTCTCGTACAGCTCGTTCTCCGGGTAG
- a CDS encoding heavy metal translocating P-type ATPase — protein sequence MASTDGTIHESGTKAGEREADPRPTGTEERAFFQIDGMHCATCEAFLESIAEGCEGVTDAAASYVTETIRITYDPDRVSKGTLCDTLSTLGYSATLRAGGSDDAPTIIGQSRRSDEPNERGIDEVLGFRYAVGVIFGTFMLLPYAVLLYPAQLSSFFGDGTLDMFASASGIGGGDGLLILPLFLVLTGVVLVFTGLPLLQGAYVSLKMRQPNTDLLVALTIVSAYVYSTIAFLLGRIDVFYDLTIVVAASVVAAIFYESLSKQRAMDRLTNLTISHVTEARRYGADGTTTMVDVHGLEPGERVLVREGERIPVDGVLAEGECTVDEAIVTGESLPVSKQAGDEVVGGAVVTNGAAVLTVSDETTSSIDRLITSVWNLQSGDHGVQRQADRLASAIIPVVVGGAVLAGLGSLLVGTGIPVAVLTALVVLLVGCPWALGLATPLSVATSIEQAVERGIVIFDETVFERLRDVDVVVFDKTGTLTTGQMDVLEADAPSDLLAIVAALEQRASHPAADAIVNTFAQRNQEGDRSRADGGVADGSDHEHAADITEFTSHATGVEGVVEDTRVLVGNLDLFAELGWSVSERIETRAAEARTAGHLPVVVGRDGRAEGIIVVGDEPRAGWDDTLTQLSDRDLEIVVLTGDDEAATDFLDSHPAVDHVFAGVPPAGKTTTIRRLQSRGQVTMVGDGTNDAPALATADLGISLGGGTALASDAADISIVDDDLAAVETTFDLADAARRRVKQNNGLALLYNGVTMPLAATGLLNPVFAMGAVVATGGLLAANSFRDLLHE from the coding sequence ATGGCCTCGACAGATGGCACTATACATGAATCCGGAACTAAAGCGGGCGAACGCGAGGCAGATCCGCGTCCAACGGGGACTGAGGAACGAGCCTTCTTCCAGATCGACGGAATGCACTGTGCGACGTGTGAAGCGTTTCTGGAATCGATTGCTGAAGGCTGCGAGGGCGTCACTGACGCCGCGGCGAGTTACGTCACCGAGACGATCCGAATCACATACGACCCTGACCGCGTCTCGAAGGGCACTCTCTGTGATACCCTGAGTACACTCGGCTATTCGGCAACCCTCCGTGCTGGAGGGAGCGATGACGCACCGACTATAATCGGGCAGTCGCGCCGGTCGGACGAGCCGAATGAACGAGGGATTGACGAGGTGCTGGGATTCCGTTACGCTGTTGGCGTCATTTTCGGGACGTTCATGCTCCTCCCGTATGCGGTCCTCCTCTATCCGGCGCAGCTCTCGTCGTTCTTTGGTGACGGGACGCTCGATATGTTCGCGAGTGCGTCCGGGATCGGCGGTGGAGATGGCCTGTTGATCCTGCCGCTCTTTCTCGTTCTGACGGGTGTCGTCCTCGTGTTTACCGGCCTGCCGCTGTTACAGGGTGCATATGTCAGTCTGAAGATGCGACAGCCGAACACGGACCTGCTCGTCGCACTTACCATCGTGAGTGCCTACGTGTACAGTACGATCGCCTTTCTCCTCGGTCGGATCGATGTGTTCTACGACCTCACGATTGTGGTTGCCGCGAGTGTGGTGGCTGCCATCTTCTACGAATCACTGAGCAAGCAGCGAGCGATGGATCGCCTGACTAATCTCACTATCTCCCACGTCACCGAAGCCAGGCGGTATGGCGCCGATGGGACGACGACGATGGTCGACGTACACGGTCTGGAACCCGGGGAACGGGTTCTCGTCCGTGAGGGCGAACGCATCCCAGTCGATGGTGTTCTCGCTGAGGGTGAGTGCACGGTCGATGAAGCGATCGTGACGGGCGAGTCGCTCCCGGTATCGAAACAAGCTGGGGACGAGGTCGTCGGCGGGGCGGTCGTCACAAATGGGGCTGCTGTCCTCACGGTGAGCGATGAGACAACCAGTAGTATCGATCGCCTCATCACCTCTGTCTGGAATCTCCAGAGTGGGGATCACGGCGTCCAGCGGCAGGCCGATAGGCTCGCGTCAGCCATCATTCCGGTCGTCGTCGGTGGGGCGGTACTCGCTGGATTGGGATCGCTTCTTGTTGGGACTGGCATTCCCGTCGCCGTCCTGACGGCGCTGGTGGTTCTCTTGGTTGGATGCCCGTGGGCACTTGGCCTGGCAACCCCGCTCTCGGTGGCAACCAGTATCGAACAAGCGGTAGAGCGGGGCATCGTCATCTTCGACGAGACCGTCTTCGAGCGCCTTCGGGACGTCGACGTCGTCGTCTTCGACAAAACGGGGACTCTCACGACCGGCCAGATGGATGTCCTCGAGGCGGATGCACCGTCGGATCTGCTTGCAATCGTCGCGGCCCTCGAACAGCGAGCATCCCACCCAGCGGCCGACGCAATCGTGAATACGTTTGCACAAAGGAATCAGGAGGGCGATCGCTCGAGAGCCGATGGGGGGGTTGCCGATGGCAGTGACCACGAGCACGCAGCGGACATCACTGAATTCACGAGCCACGCGACCGGCGTCGAAGGAGTCGTCGAGGACACGCGCGTTCTCGTCGGGAATCTCGATCTCTTCGCGGAACTGGGGTGGTCGGTGAGCGAGCGGATCGAGACGCGTGCCGCAGAGGCACGAACGGCCGGTCACCTTCCGGTCGTCGTCGGTCGAGACGGTCGTGCAGAGGGCATCATCGTCGTGGGCGACGAACCACGGGCGGGCTGGGATGACACACTCACGCAACTGAGTGACCGTGATCTCGAGATCGTCGTTCTGACCGGTGATGACGAGGCTGCCACTGATTTTCTCGACAGTCATCCTGCCGTCGATCACGTGTTTGCGGGGGTCCCGCCGGCAGGCAAGACCACGACGATCCGGCGGTTACAGTCCCGTGGGCAGGTTACGATGGTCGGTGATGGGACGAACGATGCCCCGGCCCTAGCGACAGCAGACTTGGGAATCTCCCTCGGTGGTGGGACGGCACTCGCGTCCGATGCCGCGGATATTTCTATCGTCGATGATGACCTCGCGGCGGTGGAGACGACGTTCGATCTCGCAGATGCAGCTCGTCGGCGTGTCAAACAGAACAACGGGCTAGCGCTGCTCTACAATGGGGTCACGATGCCACTCGCAGCGACGGGGTTGCTGAATCCGGTGTTCGCGATGGGTGCGGTCGTGGCGACCGGCGGTCTCCTCGCAGCGAATTCGTTTCGAGACCTACTTCACGAGTAG
- a CDS encoding PadR family transcriptional regulator, which produces MHDLTGFQRDILYVIAGLEEPHGLAVKAELDDYYEQEINHGRLYPNLDDLVGKGLLEKGELDKRTNVYTVTQRGVREIEARREWESQYLEDVNVSTQS; this is translated from the coding sequence ATGCACGATCTAACTGGGTTCCAGCGGGACATCTTGTACGTGATCGCCGGGCTCGAGGAACCACACGGGCTCGCAGTAAAGGCCGAACTCGACGACTACTACGAACAAGAGATCAATCATGGACGGCTCTATCCAAACCTCGACGACCTCGTCGGCAAAGGCCTCCTGGAGAAAGGTGAACTCGACAAACGGACGAACGTGTACACGGTCACGCAACGCGGAGTGCGGGAGATCGAGGCGCGACGTGAGTGGGAAAGCCAGTATTTAGAAGACGTGAACGTCTCCACCCAGTCGTAG